Proteins encoded together in one Deinococcus irradiatisoli window:
- a CDS encoding TetR family transcriptional regulator, whose product MARRVDPVQERLRRAALEQAAYQAIFDYGFANVTLADIALRAGVSKGTLVYHFGSKEELLAAVMRRFVRTVSAATRRALRLAPTPEAKLRAYVDNQFYGIVNTRRFYTVSLDLLSAAARDEALMAVQRQFVAANLSLDAELARLGTPGGPAETEARAWQLRALVDGLSMRFLSDAEPDLQHYRRVCLMGLRAVLWPRSDGVQEGQSAPDRVLG is encoded by the coding sequence ATGGCCCGGCGCGTCGATCCTGTGCAAGAGCGGCTGCGCCGCGCCGCGCTGGAGCAGGCCGCTTATCAGGCGATCTTCGATTACGGCTTTGCCAACGTGACCCTGGCCGATATCGCGCTGAGGGCCGGGGTCAGCAAAGGCACCCTGGTCTACCATTTCGGCAGCAAGGAAGAGCTGCTGGCCGCCGTGATGCGCCGGTTCGTGCGCACGGTGAGCGCCGCCACCCGCCGGGCACTGCGGCTGGCCCCCACGCCCGAGGCCAAGCTGCGCGCCTACGTGGACAACCAGTTTTACGGCATCGTGAACACCCGGCGCTTTTACACCGTGTCGCTCGACCTCCTCTCGGCGGCGGCCCGCGACGAAGCGCTGATGGCGGTGCAGCGCCAGTTCGTGGCGGCCAACCTAAGCCTCGACGCCGAGCTGGCTCGCCTGGGCACGCCCGGCGGCCCGGCAGAAACCGAGGCGCGGGCCTGGCAGCTGCGTGCCCTGGTCGACGGACTGAGCATGCGCTTTTTGTCCGACGCCGAGCCGGACCTGCAGCACTACCGCCGGGTTTGTTTGATGGGTCTGAGAGCGGTCTTGTGGCCGCGTTCAGACGGTGTTCAGGAGGGTCAAAGCGCCCCTGACCGTGTGCTAGGGTAA
- a CDS encoding alpha/beta hydrolase, translating into MKRRFLALPLLVAGLLITACNPAATLNRTTSLSGLNVTRNLHYGPDPRNVLDIYAPAQASQRPVVLFIHGGSWTSGDKNEYVFAGDSLARAGYVTAVMSYRLAPQHPYPDYIQDAAQALKWLQDNAAGYGGNGRDLYVVGHSAGAFNAAEVVDNARWLNEVGVPINTVHGVVGIAGPYDYDFRQYPSKNAFPVGSDPAEILPSRHLRPDAPPHLLLVAAGDTTVDPSNGEKMRAALQAAGVPVTYTVLPGLNHVTIVAALARNLTFLGGTRQAVLDFLAAQERR; encoded by the coding sequence ATGAAACGCCGCTTCCTCGCTTTGCCGCTGCTCGTGGCCGGTCTGCTGATCACCGCCTGCAACCCGGCCGCCACCCTCAACCGCACCACCAGCCTCAGCGGCCTGAATGTCACCCGCAACCTGCATTACGGCCCCGATCCGCGCAACGTGCTGGACATCTACGCGCCCGCGCAGGCCAGCCAGCGGCCGGTGGTGCTGTTCATTCACGGCGGTTCGTGGACCAGCGGCGACAAGAACGAGTACGTCTTTGCCGGCGACAGTCTGGCGCGGGCCGGGTACGTCACGGCAGTGATGAGTTACCGTCTGGCCCCACAGCACCCCTACCCCGACTACATCCAGGACGCGGCCCAAGCCCTCAAATGGCTGCAGGACAACGCCGCCGGATACGGCGGCAACGGGCGGGACCTGTACGTGGTGGGCCACTCGGCCGGGGCCTTCAACGCCGCCGAGGTGGTCGACAACGCCCGCTGGCTGAACGAGGTCGGCGTGCCGATCAACACCGTGCACGGCGTGGTCGGCATCGCCGGCCCCTACGATTACGACTTCCGCCAGTACCCCAGCAAGAACGCTTTCCCCGTCGGCAGCGACCCGGCCGAGATCCTGCCCAGCCGCCATCTCCGGCCCGATGCGCCGCCGCACCTGCTGCTGGTGGCCGCAGGTGACACCACGGTGGACCCCTCCAACGGCGAGAAGATGCGCGCGGCCCTGCAGGCGGCGGGCGTGCCGGTGACGTACACCGTGCTGCCAGGCCTCAACCACGTCACCATCGTGGCGGCGCTGGCCCGCAACCTGACCTTCCTGGGCGGCACCCGTCAGGCGGTGCTGGACTTTCTGGCAGCCCAGGAGCGCCGCTGA
- a CDS encoding c-type cytochrome, which yields MRNAFIVSVALLLVGTLGGGYTAYRLGTQPEEQTTQTSEAPTTEAQESPIAQMNNDAVNTDAGASGASGDTTTAVEPQNGNSDQAANLAPNESTTIPDPNAAGRPGKNPDTADTQGNGASGSGNGMAVSGGAAAGNGGSADNVPAAAQNDASGQGSTLPNGSNQPAGQASASQGAFVQSKELPSGKSPTLNTANPTSATNPSGDQPAPGATSAGSDASSSNAGSDSMNSSGSSAAGDTQANAASTAGSGDAAGGKLLFTGAKNPAVNCAVCHGAGGKGGVGANLTTADGPKSWDETQFMAALRQGQAPDHTLNATMPRFTKEQLSDGDINDIHAFIKTLP from the coding sequence ATGAGAAACGCTTTTATCGTGTCTGTAGCGCTGCTTTTGGTGGGCACGCTGGGCGGCGGCTATACCGCGTACCGGCTCGGAACACAGCCGGAAGAGCAGACGACCCAGACTTCCGAGGCGCCCACCACCGAGGCGCAGGAAAGCCCGATTGCCCAGATGAACAATGACGCCGTGAACACGGATGCCGGCGCGAGCGGCGCTTCCGGCGACACGACCACCGCCGTCGAGCCGCAGAACGGGAACTCGGACCAGGCGGCCAACCTCGCGCCCAACGAATCCACCACCATTCCCGATCCGAACGCGGCGGGTCGGCCCGGCAAGAACCCCGATACCGCCGACACGCAGGGCAACGGCGCGTCGGGTTCCGGCAACGGGATGGCGGTGAGCGGCGGCGCAGCGGCCGGCAACGGCGGCTCGGCCGACAACGTGCCGGCGGCGGCCCAGAACGATGCCAGTGGCCAGGGCTCCACGCTGCCCAACGGCAGCAACCAGCCGGCCGGGCAGGCCAGCGCGTCCCAGGGCGCGTTCGTGCAGTCCAAAGAATTGCCCTCGGGCAAGTCGCCCACCCTCAATACCGCCAACCCAACCAGCGCCACCAACCCTTCCGGCGATCAGCCGGCACCGGGCGCGACCAGTGCGGGCAGCGACGCCTCAAGCAGCAATGCCGGCAGCGACAGCATGAACAGCTCGGGCAGCAGCGCCGCGGGTGACACCCAGGCGAATGCGGCCAGCACGGCGGGCAGCGGAGACGCAGCCGGCGGCAAGCTCCTTTTTACCGGTGCCAAGAACCCGGCCGTCAACTGCGCGGTATGTCACGGCGCCGGCGGCAAGGGCGGCGTCGGGGCCAACCTGACCACGGCCGACGGTCCCAAATCATGGGACGAAACGCAGTTCATGGCCGCCCTGCGCCAGGGTCAGGCACCGGACCATACCCTCAACGCCACCATGCCGCGTTTTACCAAAGAACAGCTGAGTGACGGCGACATCAACGATATTCACGCCTTTATCAAGACGCTGCCCTAA